A stretch of Caenibius tardaugens NBRC 16725 DNA encodes these proteins:
- a CDS encoding oligosaccharide flippase family protein — MSIRRAAIWSVSAQYTAFAIQFAASVIISRFFLQPAEVGLFSIALAAAMMLAIFQDMGVTRFISGQPQMQPEALGDYLTLTIGIAWSVAAILIFGAPWFAGFYDQPGLVNLLHLIGASYLLIPFATVSSALLVRDMDFRGLFWVNAGSALIGNVTAVILAAQGYSATALAWGVVVTALGKAVTAQAMRPVAPRWKPRRDKIAPLLRFGSASFLISASAAVGQRSQDLIVGRLLGITATGLFSRASALAGQLSTLVTGAINSVFYPAFARKRDAGEPLAEPYLHLLACNTALNWASMAGLAICAEPLVRILYGNNWAGVAPLLFWTAIGEMLFIAMPLQMDIPILLGRIRTLVWINLLETVAAVTILAMASMISLEAAAISRVFYGLVWWAIYAAFLTRLLSLPVRRMALIYAQSAISALAAGLPMILILHSQGAANVGLIDLLAGTAAGGVTWIAMLFACRHPATHEIRLALHSGLTLVSRLRRRGSSV, encoded by the coding sequence ATGTCGATACGCCGCGCCGCGATCTGGTCTGTGTCCGCACAGTATACGGCCTTCGCGATTCAGTTCGCGGCGAGCGTGATCATTTCGCGCTTCTTCCTCCAGCCGGCAGAAGTCGGTCTCTTCTCGATCGCACTCGCTGCGGCGATGATGCTCGCGATCTTTCAGGATATGGGGGTCACCCGCTTCATATCCGGGCAGCCCCAGATGCAACCGGAAGCGCTGGGTGACTATCTTACGCTTACTATAGGTATCGCCTGGTCGGTTGCGGCCATCCTTATTTTCGGGGCACCCTGGTTTGCCGGGTTCTACGACCAGCCGGGCCTGGTGAACCTGCTGCATCTGATTGGCGCATCCTATCTGCTGATTCCCTTCGCCACGGTGTCATCCGCGCTGCTGGTGCGCGATATGGATTTTCGCGGGCTGTTCTGGGTCAACGCAGGCAGCGCGCTGATCGGCAATGTCACCGCCGTGATTCTCGCCGCGCAGGGTTACAGCGCGACTGCACTGGCCTGGGGGGTCGTTGTGACCGCACTGGGCAAAGCCGTGACCGCGCAGGCCATGCGCCCGGTCGCCCCCCGGTGGAAGCCGCGCCGGGACAAAATCGCCCCGCTGCTGCGCTTCGGTTCGGCATCGTTCCTGATCAGCGCCAGCGCGGCGGTGGGCCAGCGATCGCAGGATCTGATCGTCGGGCGCCTGCTGGGCATCACCGCAACCGGGCTGTTCAGCCGGGCCAGCGCCCTGGCCGGGCAGCTTTCCACCCTCGTAACCGGGGCGATCAACAGCGTATTCTATCCGGCCTTCGCGCGTAAACGCGATGCGGGTGAGCCGCTGGCCGAACCCTATCTGCACCTGCTGGCCTGTAACACCGCGCTCAACTGGGCGTCGATGGCGGGGCTGGCCATTTGTGCGGAGCCACTGGTGCGCATTCTTTATGGCAACAACTGGGCGGGTGTCGCGCCCTTGCTGTTCTGGACGGCGATCGGCGAAATGTTGTTCATTGCCATGCCGCTGCAGATGGACATTCCGATCCTGCTGGGGCGCATCCGCACGCTGGTATGGATCAATCTGCTGGAAACTGTCGCGGCTGTGACCATACTGGCCATGGCCAGCATGATCTCGCTCGAGGCCGCCGCGATCAGCCGCGTATTCTACGGCCTTGTCTGGTGGGCAATCTATGCCGCGTTCCTGACCCGTCTGCTTTCGCTGCCCGTGCGCCGGATGGCGCTGATCTATGCGCAGAGCGCGATATCGGCATTGGCCGCCGGGCTACCCATGATCCTGATCCTGCACAGCCAGGGCGCGGCGAACGTCGGTTTGATTGACCTTCTGGCCGGTACCGCCGCAGGTGGGGTGACATGGATTGCCATGCTGTTTGCCTGCCGCCATCCGGCCACGCACGAGATCAGGCTGGCGCTGCACAGTGGCCTGACGCTGGTCAGCCGCCTGCGCCGACGCGGATCATCCGTCTGA
- a CDS encoding glycosyltransferase family 2 protein — MMDELAVDIVLRTHNRAPILEEAVESLFAADATGVQFRLLLVDNASSDGTAALIARMATRFGPRLVPLFEARPGGQHALNCAIARAEAPIIAFFDDDERVGAQWLQTIRREFAKPDTVFITGPCRPLWQGAAPDWLPAGYGGVLGIIDYGTARMRFYRDFGGMLTQGNCALRRWVFDATGPYPADLATAEDRWLNAWLEAEGAEGYYCPDFAVAHLMQAERLDPAYFTRWAAREGRDRAVSDHLSGLPSLFGYRWYWTQMMRSVTMLALRRGSRADRFRARLDLIQARANAATAVRRMIRVGAGG, encoded by the coding sequence ATGATGGACGAACTGGCGGTCGATATCGTGTTGCGCACGCACAACCGTGCGCCGATTCTGGAAGAGGCCGTCGAATCGCTGTTCGCGGCCGATGCCACGGGCGTGCAGTTTCGGCTCCTGCTGGTCGACAATGCTTCGTCGGATGGCACGGCCGCTCTGATCGCGCGCATGGCCACGCGTTTCGGCCCACGGCTGGTTCCCCTGTTCGAGGCGCGGCCCGGCGGCCAGCACGCGCTGAACTGCGCCATCGCCCGGGCGGAAGCGCCGATTATCGCTTTCTTTGACGATGACGAGCGCGTGGGGGCGCAGTGGCTGCAGACGATCCGGCGTGAATTTGCAAAGCCGGACACGGTTTTCATTACCGGGCCTTGCCGCCCCTTGTGGCAGGGCGCAGCGCCGGACTGGCTGCCCGCCGGCTATGGCGGGGTGTTGGGCATTATCGATTATGGCACGGCGCGTATGCGCTTCTATCGCGATTTCGGCGGGATGCTGACACAGGGCAATTGCGCGCTGCGCCGGTGGGTGTTCGATGCGACCGGGCCCTATCCCGCTGATTTGGCCACGGCGGAAGACCGCTGGCTCAATGCCTGGCTCGAAGCGGAAGGCGCGGAAGGCTATTATTGCCCGGATTTCGCGGTTGCGCACCTGATGCAGGCGGAACGGCTGGACCCCGCCTATTTCACCCGCTGGGCCGCGCGCGAAGGGCGCGATCGTGCGGTCTCCGATCATCTTTCGGGATTGCCCAGCCTGTTTGGCTATCGCTGGTACTGGACGCAGATGATGCGATCCGTGACTATGCTGGCGCTGCGCCGGGGATCGCGCGCCGATCGCTTCCGGGCGCGGCTCGATCTGATTCAGGCGCGGGCCAATGCCGCGACTGCGGTCAGACGGATGATCCGCGTCGGCGCAGGCGGCTGA
- a CDS encoding ABCB family ABC transporter ATP-binding protein/permease: MPPDTPNGPPLNRADGWQTLKRFLPYLWPSENPELRHRITLAVLLIIAAKAVTLALPFFYKRAVDAMSGDAGQVATVAMAFVLAYALGRFTGVLFDNLRNIVFERVGQDATRALAEDVFARLHQLSLRFHLSRRTGEVTKVIERGTKSIDVMLYFLLFNVAPTAVELVAVAVIFYFQFGWGLVIATGLAVLAYAYATRTITEWRTALREKMNDLDGQAMSRSVDSLLNYETVKYFGAEQREQARYAEATRAYAQAAVKSENSLGVLNIVQALIVNLLMGGAMAYTVWGWSQGKLTVGDLVFVNTYLAQLFRPLDMLGMVYRTIRQGLIDMAAMFKLMDTAIEVRDAPGAPALVVHRPSVVFDNVTFGYEPERTILRGLSFEVPAGNHVAIVGPSGAGKSTIARLIFRFYDPQSGRILIDGQDISTVTQASLRAALGIVPQDSVLFNDTIGYNIGYGRHGASQQEIEDAARAAALMPLIDRLPQHFDTEVGERGLKLSGGEKQRVAIARTLVKNPPILLLDEATSALDTRTEQDILATLHRVAENRTSLSIAHRLSTIAESDRIFVLNDGRLAEQGTHTELLRHDGLYAEMWARQQAENDAIEQAAE, from the coding sequence ATGCCACCTGACACACCCAATGGACCACCCCTGAATCGCGCCGATGGTTGGCAGACGCTCAAGCGTTTCCTGCCCTATCTATGGCCGTCGGAAAATCCCGAACTGCGCCATCGCATCACGCTGGCCGTGCTGCTTATTATTGCGGCGAAAGCGGTGACGCTGGCCCTGCCGTTCTTTTACAAGCGCGCCGTCGATGCGATGTCGGGCGATGCCGGACAAGTTGCGACAGTGGCGATGGCCTTTGTGCTGGCCTACGCGCTCGGGCGCTTTACCGGCGTGTTGTTCGATAATCTGCGCAATATCGTGTTCGAACGCGTGGGGCAGGATGCCACACGGGCGCTGGCCGAAGACGTGTTTGCGCGGCTGCATCAGCTTTCGTTGCGGTTCCACTTGTCGCGCCGCACCGGCGAAGTGACCAAAGTGATCGAGCGCGGGACCAAGAGCATCGACGTGATGCTCTATTTCCTGCTGTTCAATGTCGCGCCCACGGCTGTCGAACTGGTTGCCGTGGCGGTGATCTTCTATTTCCAGTTCGGCTGGGGGCTGGTGATTGCCACGGGTCTCGCGGTGCTGGCCTATGCCTATGCCACGCGCACGATCACCGAATGGCGCACCGCGCTGCGCGAGAAGATGAACGATCTCGACGGGCAGGCGATGTCGCGTTCGGTCGATTCGCTGCTCAATTACGAAACGGTCAAATATTTCGGCGCCGAACAGCGCGAGCAGGCACGCTATGCCGAAGCCACGCGCGCTTATGCCCAGGCCGCGGTCAAAAGCGAAAACAGCCTGGGTGTGCTCAACATCGTGCAGGCGCTGATTGTGAACCTGCTGATGGGCGGGGCCATGGCCTATACTGTGTGGGGCTGGTCGCAGGGCAAGCTGACCGTGGGCGATCTGGTCTTCGTCAACACCTACCTCGCGCAGCTGTTCCGCCCGCTCGACATGCTGGGCATGGTCTATCGCACGATCCGCCAAGGATTGATCGACATGGCGGCGATGTTCAAGCTGATGGATACGGCGATTGAAGTGCGCGATGCACCGGGTGCCCCGGCATTGGTGGTGCATCGGCCATCGGTGGTGTTCGACAACGTGACCTTCGGTTACGAGCCCGAACGCACCATCCTGCGCGGGCTGAGCTTCGAGGTGCCCGCCGGCAACCACGTGGCGATTGTCGGGCCTTCGGGCGCAGGCAAGAGCACGATCGCCCGGCTGATCTTCCGGTTCTACGATCCGCAATCGGGGCGCATCCTGATCGACGGGCAGGATATAAGCACGGTCACGCAGGCGTCCCTGCGCGCGGCGCTGGGCATCGTTCCGCAGGATTCGGTGCTGTTCAACGACACCATCGGCTACAACATCGGGTATGGCCGCCATGGCGCGAGCCAGCAGGAGATCGAGGACGCCGCCCGCGCCGCCGCGCTGATGCCGCTGATCGATCGGCTGCCCCAGCATTTCGACACCGAAGTGGGCGAACGCGGATTGAAGCTGTCGGGCGGGGAAAAACAGCGCGTGGCGATTGCCCGCACGCTGGTGAAAAATCCCCCGATCCTGCTGCTCGACGAGGCGACCAGTGCGCTCGACACCCGGACCGAGCAGGACATTCTCGCCACGCTCCACCGGGTGGCGGAAAATCGCACCAGCCTGTCCATCGCGCACCGACTGTCGACCATTGCCGAATCCGATCGCATCTTCGTGCTTAACGACGGGCGGCTGGCGGAACAGGGCACGCATACAGAACTGTTGCGTCACGACGGACTCTATGCAGAAATGTGGGCGCGCCAGCAGGCGGAAAACGACGCGATAGAGCAGGCTGCAGAATAG
- a CDS encoding peptide MFS transporter, whose product MGDRPTQVQGTHDRQPPAAPADRFGQPKGLWVLAGTELWDRISFHGMQAMLVLYMAGELLKPGRIEKVAGFTQYRAAVEAVTGPLTDQGIATQTFGLYMALLTFFPLIGGWIGDRWTSRRAAVTMGALLMTGGHFALAFDETFLPALLLLILGAGLLRGNLKAQVKSLYAEGDRRLADAFQVYSFVVNFGAFIAPIVTGIVAKYYGWHAGFAVAGFGMLIGLFVYLFGSRHLPADQAKRVAMQRGTLTATEKRNVIGLFMMWPVSLCFWTAQAQIWNVYNLWVRDHVNLRLGSFEVPVPWMQSLDGLAPALFIPLVVWYWRQQAKRGTEPDIFTKMGIGCVIFALGVLWLAAAPAVSNADGRAPLLWPVMFHLISNLGAVYFSPVMLALYASRAPAAWRGTMLGIEALAASAASLLSGYMGGWYEFMSPTRFWTINAAIVGGAGLAVLVLRGPLARYFGPEQELPEPDGATLPA is encoded by the coding sequence ATGGGGGACAGGCCCACACAGGTTCAGGGCACACACGACCGGCAACCCCCGGCCGCTCCGGCAGACAGATTCGGCCAGCCCAAGGGCCTGTGGGTTCTTGCCGGCACCGAACTGTGGGATCGCATCTCGTTCCACGGCATGCAGGCCATGCTGGTGCTGTACATGGCGGGCGAACTGCTCAAGCCCGGCCGGATCGAGAAAGTCGCCGGTTTCACCCAGTATCGCGCGGCGGTGGAGGCCGTTACCGGCCCGCTGACCGATCAGGGCATCGCGACGCAGACTTTCGGCCTTTATATGGCGTTGCTGACATTCTTCCCCCTGATCGGCGGGTGGATCGGCGATCGCTGGACCAGCCGCCGCGCTGCGGTGACCATGGGTGCGCTGCTGATGACGGGCGGCCATTTCGCGCTGGCCTTCGATGAAACCTTCCTGCCCGCGCTGCTGCTGCTGATTCTGGGTGCGGGGTTGCTGCGCGGCAATCTCAAGGCGCAGGTCAAATCGCTCTATGCCGAAGGCGACAGGCGACTGGCCGATGCGTTTCAGGTTTACAGCTTCGTGGTCAATTTCGGCGCGTTCATCGCCCCGATCGTGACCGGGATCGTCGCCAAGTATTATGGCTGGCATGCCGGGTTCGCGGTGGCCGGGTTCGGCATGCTGATCGGGCTCTTCGTCTATCTGTTCGGATCGCGGCACTTGCCCGCCGATCAGGCCAAGCGCGTGGCGATGCAACGCGGCACGCTGACCGCCACAGAGAAGCGCAATGTCATCGGGCTGTTCATGATGTGGCCGGTCTCGCTGTGTTTCTGGACGGCGCAGGCGCAGATCTGGAATGTCTACAACCTGTGGGTGCGCGATCATGTGAACCTGCGGCTGGGCAGTTTCGAAGTGCCGGTGCCGTGGATGCAGTCGCTCGACGGATTGGCCCCCGCGCTGTTTATCCCGCTGGTCGTCTGGTATTGGCGGCAGCAGGCCAAACGCGGGACCGAACCCGACATCTTCACCAAGATGGGGATCGGCTGCGTGATCTTTGCGCTGGGCGTTCTATGGCTGGCCGCCGCGCCTGCGGTATCAAACGCCGATGGCCGCGCGCCGCTGCTGTGGCCGGTCATGTTTCATCTGATCTCGAATCTCGGCGCGGTCTATTTCTCGCCGGTGATGCTGGCGCTATATGCCAGCCGTGCCCCGGCGGCATGGCGCGGCACCATGCTGGGTATCGAAGCGCTGGCCGCCTCTGCCGCCAGCCTGCTCAGCGGGTATATGGGCGGGTGGTACGAATTTATGAGCCCCACCCGGTTCTGGACGATCAATGCGGCCATCGTAGGCGGTGCCGGGCTGGCGGTGCTGGTACTGCGCGGGCCGCTGGCGCGTTATTTCGGGCCGGAGCAGGAATTGCCGGAACCGGACGGGGCAACGCTGCCCGCCTGA
- a CDS encoding DUF1737 domain-containing protein — MYQTPEDRPVYRLLTGKDDRAFCERVSEALAQGWRLYGSPTINWDVAENCMKAAQAVVWHEADVVKR, encoded by the coding sequence ATATACCAGACCCCCGAAGACCGTCCGGTCTATCGTCTGCTGACCGGCAAGGACGATCGCGCCTTTTGCGAACGCGTGTCGGAGGCTCTGGCACAGGGCTGGCGTCTCTATGGTTCGCCCACGATCAACTGGGACGTCGCGGAAAACTGCATGAAGGCGGCGCAGGCCGTGGTCTGGCACGAAGCCGATGTGGTGAAGCGCTAG
- the hslU gene encoding ATP-dependent protease ATPase subunit HslU, with protein MNDNLTPKAIVAALDEHIIGQAEAKRAVAVALRNRWRRQRLDADLRDEVTPKNILMIGPTGCGKTEISRRLAKLADAPFVKVEATKFTEVGYVGRDVEQIARDLAEDAIRLEKDRRREAVREAASKAAMDRLLHALVGENASEATRESFRQRIVQNAMNDTEVEIEVEDAPSMPMELPGMGGNVGMINLSDIMGKAFGGAPKKRRKLKVPDAWDKLVDEESEKRMDQDDVARVALANAETNGIVFLDEIDKIAVSDVRGGSVSREGVQRDLLPLIEGTTVATKYGPMKTDHVLFIASGAFHVAKPSDMLPELQGRLPIRVELKALSEEDFVAILSDTRANLVHQYKALLGTEEVTLDITPDAVREVARIAAQVNESVENIGARRLQTVMEKLLEDLSFEAEDRKGATVTVDATYVRDRLAGLAGDSDLSKYIL; from the coding sequence ATGAACGACAATCTCACGCCGAAGGCGATCGTCGCCGCATTGGACGAACACATTATTGGGCAGGCCGAAGCCAAGCGCGCTGTGGCCGTGGCCCTGCGCAACCGCTGGAGGCGTCAGCGCCTCGATGCGGACTTGCGCGATGAAGTGACCCCCAAGAACATCCTGATGATCGGGCCGACGGGCTGCGGCAAGACCGAGATCAGCCGCCGCCTTGCCAAGCTGGCCGATGCACCGTTCGTGAAAGTCGAGGCGACCAAGTTCACCGAAGTGGGCTATGTCGGCCGCGATGTCGAACAGATCGCCCGCGATCTGGCGGAAGATGCGATTCGGCTGGAAAAGGATCGCCGCCGCGAAGCGGTGCGCGAGGCCGCATCCAAAGCCGCGATGGACCGGCTGTTGCATGCCCTGGTCGGCGAAAATGCCAGCGAGGCGACACGCGAAAGCTTCCGCCAGCGGATCGTGCAGAATGCGATGAACGATACCGAGGTCGAAATCGAGGTGGAGGATGCCCCCTCGATGCCGATGGAACTGCCCGGCATGGGCGGCAATGTCGGCATGATCAATCTCAGCGATATCATGGGCAAGGCTTTTGGTGGTGCACCGAAAAAGCGGCGCAAGCTCAAGGTGCCCGATGCGTGGGACAAGCTGGTCGATGAAGAATCGGAAAAGCGCATGGATCAGGACGATGTCGCCCGGGTCGCGCTGGCCAATGCCGAAACCAACGGCATCGTGTTTCTCGATGAAATCGACAAGATCGCCGTATCCGATGTGCGTGGCGGGTCGGTCAGCCGCGAAGGGGTGCAGCGCGATCTGCTGCCCCTGATCGAGGGGACGACGGTCGCCACCAAGTATGGGCCGATGAAGACGGACCATGTCCTGTTCATCGCCAGCGGTGCGTTCCATGTGGCCAAGCCCAGCGACATGTTGCCCGAATTGCAGGGCCGCCTGCCGATCCGGGTGGAGCTGAAGGCGCTGAGCGAGGAAGATTTCGTGGCAATCCTGTCGGACACGCGCGCCAATCTCGTGCATCAGTACAAGGCGCTGCTCGGCACGGAAGAGGTGACGCTGGACATCACCCCCGATGCGGTGCGCGAAGTGGCCCGTATCGCCGCGCAAGTGAACGAAAGCGTGGAGAACATCGGGGCCCGCCGTCTGCAGACGGTGATGGAAAAGCTGCTGGAAGACCTCAGTTTCGAGGCCGAAGACCGCAAGGGCGCGACTGTGACGGTCGACGCGACCTATGTTCGCGACCGGCTGGCCGGCCTTGCGGGCGACAGCGATCTCAGCAAATATATCCTCTGA
- the hslV gene encoding ATP-dependent protease subunit HslV, whose amino-acid sequence MNEHSDSSHGLIQWHGTTIIGVRKNGKTVIAGDGQVSMGNTVMKPNARKVRRIGEGGHVIAGFAGATADAFTLFERLERKLEQHRGQLMRAAVELAKDWRTDKYLRNLEALMIVADKDALLVLTGNGDVLEPEGTGDSQITAIGSGGNYALAAARGIDSYETDAETIARKAMAVAADICVFTNDRVTVETI is encoded by the coding sequence ATGAACGAGCATTCCGACAGCAGCCACGGCCTGATTCAGTGGCACGGCACAACCATCATCGGCGTCAGGAAAAACGGCAAGACCGTGATCGCCGGCGATGGTCAGGTTTCCATGGGCAACACAGTGATGAAGCCCAACGCCCGCAAGGTGCGGCGCATCGGGGAAGGCGGCCATGTGATTGCCGGTTTCGCCGGGGCGACGGCCGACGCCTTTACCCTGTTCGAACGGCTGGAACGTAAGCTGGAACAGCATCGCGGGCAATTGATGCGCGCGGCGGTGGAACTGGCCAAGGACTGGCGCACCGACAAATACTTGCGCAATCTCGAAGCCCTGATGATCGTGGCGGACAAGGACGCCCTGCTGGTGCTGACCGGCAATGGCGATGTGCTGGAACCCGAAGGCACCGGCGATTCGCAGATCACCGCGATCGGATCGGGCGGCAACTATGCGCTGGCCGCAGCGCGCGGCATCGACAGTTACGAAACGGACGCGGAAACGATCGCGCGCAAGGCCATGGCCGTTGCCGCCGATATCTGCGTCTTCACCAACGACCGCGTCACGGTCGAAACCATCTGA
- a CDS encoding outer membrane protein assembly factor BamE, protein MKAFGRIGLVAALAAATLTAGCTTIKDKRGYVAEDVLLNSVQPGIDNKSSVEGSLGRPTFASKFGADTWYYVTSDTRQKPFRSPKIKDHSVFAVHFDPRGNVISTERSGMERVVKLDPEGDKTPVLGKDRSFFEDLFGNIGAVGAAAPSGS, encoded by the coding sequence ATGAAGGCTTTCGGGCGGATCGGGCTGGTTGCGGCGCTTGCGGCGGCTACGCTGACGGCGGGCTGCACCACGATCAAGGACAAGCGCGGCTATGTTGCGGAAGATGTCCTGCTCAATTCGGTGCAACCGGGAATCGATAACAAGTCGTCGGTCGAAGGCTCTTTGGGTCGTCCGACGTTCGCCAGCAAATTTGGCGCCGACACCTGGTATTACGTCACCAGTGACACGCGCCAGAAGCCGTTCCGTTCGCCCAAGATCAAGGATCATTCGGTGTTCGCGGTGCATTTCGATCCGCGTGGCAACGTGATCTCGACCGAGCGTTCGGGCATGGAACGCGTGGTCAAGCTGGATCCGGAAGGCGACAAGACGCCGGTTCTCGGCAAGGATCGTTCGTTCTTCGAAGATCTGTTCGGCAATATCGGCGCAGTGGGCGCAGCCGCCCCTTCGGGCAGCTGA
- a CDS encoding ubiquinol-cytochrome C chaperone family protein yields MSLLSRLFGTRNDPRDAMRPLWHRVVEISREKQWYADYGVADTVAGRFDMISAILCVVLIRLEQNPELKLEPVALTELFVDDMDGQLRQSGVGDVVVGKHIGRLMSVLGGRLGAYRDALAQADDTALRGAIERNLTLVDGAEPAKTAVALRAFHQAVAALEETDLLAGRIAR; encoded by the coding sequence ATGTCCCTGCTTTCCCGCCTGTTCGGCACCCGTAACGATCCGCGCGACGCGATGCGCCCGTTGTGGCACCGCGTCGTGGAAATCTCGCGCGAGAAACAATGGTACGCGGACTATGGCGTGGCCGACACGGTCGCCGGACGGTTTGACATGATCAGTGCGATTCTGTGCGTGGTGCTGATCCGGCTGGAACAGAATCCGGAATTGAAACTTGAACCCGTGGCGCTGACCGAACTGTTCGTCGACGACATGGATGGCCAATTGCGCCAGTCCGGCGTGGGCGATGTCGTGGTGGGCAAACATATCGGCCGCCTGATGTCCGTGCTGGGCGGCCGGTTGGGTGCCTATCGCGATGCGCTGGCGCAAGCGGACGATACCGCGCTGCGCGGCGCGATCGAACGCAATCTCACCTTGGTGGACGGGGCCGAACCTGCGAAAACGGCCGTGGCCCTGCGCGCCTTTCATCAGGCCGTGGCCGCGCTGGAAGAAACGGACCTGCTGGCAGGGAGGATCGCACGATGA
- a CDS encoding YceD family protein, translating into MNDNTADHTEFSRPVERARMGDGLRHLVADANERAALARRFGLVSVDRLDANITLDAQGDVVTATGTMRADFVQSCAVSGDDLPVSVEEPVAFRFVPHGTYHPDEEVELSEDDCDSIEYNGIAFDLGEAIAQGLALAIDPYATGPNADQARKDAGLLDESQTGPFAALAALKGGKKD; encoded by the coding sequence ATGAACGATAACACGGCAGACCACACCGAATTTTCCCGCCCGGTCGAACGCGCCCGGATGGGGGACGGCCTGCGTCATCTGGTGGCCGATGCAAACGAACGGGCCGCACTGGCCCGGCGTTTCGGGCTTGTTTCAGTGGACCGGCTGGACGCGAACATCACGCTGGATGCGCAAGGCGATGTGGTGACCGCCACCGGAACGATGCGCGCCGATTTCGTGCAGAGCTGCGCCGTATCGGGCGATGATCTGCCGGTCAGCGTGGAAGAGCCTGTGGCCTTCCGCTTCGTCCCCCATGGCACCTACCATCCCGACGAAGAGGTCGAACTGTCCGAAGACGATTGCGATTCGATCGAATACAACGGCATCGCGTTCGATCTGGGCGAAGCGATTGCGCAAGGTCTGGCGCTGGCGATCGATCCCTATGCCACCGGTCCCAATGCCGATCAGGCCCGCAAGGACGCCGGACTGCTGGATGAAAGCCAGACGGGCCCGTTCGCGGCACTGGCCGCGCTGAAGGGCGGCAAGAAAGACTGA
- the ssb gene encoding single-stranded DNA-binding protein, producing the protein MAGSVNKVILVGNLGADPEVRSFQNGGKVCNLRIATSESWKDRNSGERQERTEWHSVAIFSEGLAGVAERFLRKGSKVYIEGQLRTRKWQDQSGNDRYTTEIVLQGPGAVMTMLDGAQGGGGGGGGGQRGGGFGGGNDRGGGSSGGGWDQGGGSGGGFGGGSGGGGKSSGGGFSDDFDDDIPF; encoded by the coding sequence ATGGCAGGCAGCGTCAACAAGGTCATTCTGGTCGGTAACCTTGGCGCCGATCCGGAAGTCCGCAGTTTCCAGAACGGGGGCAAAGTCTGCAATCTGCGCATTGCCACCTCGGAAAGCTGGAAAGACCGCAACAGCGGTGAACGGCAGGAACGTACCGAATGGCATTCGGTCGCGATCTTTTCCGAAGGGCTGGCCGGCGTGGCCGAACGCTTCCTGCGCAAGGGCAGCAAGGTCTATATCGAAGGCCAGCTGCGCACCCGCAAGTGGCAGGACCAGTCGGGCAATGACCGCTACACCACGGAAATCGTTCTGCAGGGCCCCGGCGCGGTGATGACCATGCTCGATGGCGCCCAAGGCGGCGGCGGTGGCGGTGGTGGCGGCCAGCGTGGCGGCGGCTTCGGCGGCGGCAATGATCGCGGCGGCGGTTCATCCGGCGGCGGCTGGGATCAAGGCGGCGGTTCGGGCGGTGGCTTCGGTGGCGGCTCGGGCGGCGGCGGCAAATCTTCCGGCGGTGGCTTCAGCGACGATTTCGACGACGATATCCCGTTCTGA